The DNA sequence TAAATGCTTCTTCCTACCTGAGAGTGCAACAGGTTGACTCTCTCCGTGGCCTCGAGCAGCTCATGCTCAGCTAGCTTGCGTGCACGGTCATTTTGCTCCAGCAGAGCCCTTAGCTCCTCTACCTCAGCAGCCAGCAGGTTGTTGCGGCGCTCCGTCACCGCCACCTGCTCCTTCAGCTCCTCGTTCTGGTGAATAGTCTCATCCAGCTCCAACTGAATGTCCTGGAGTCACAGATCATGTACAAGCAAAATATTTAGATGGATGGAATTTGTTCCACGTACTAATGAATCTGACACATTAGGTAAGTTCATCAACCGGCTGCTAGATGGACTCACCTTGATCTGAACCTGCAGGTTTCTCAGGAGTTTGTGGGACTCTGAGGCCTGCCTGTTGGCATGGTTCAGCTGCACCTCCATCTCATTCAGGTCGccctccatcttcttcttcagGCGCACTGCCTCGTTGCGAGACTTGGCCTCAGCATCCAAGGTGGCCTGCATGGACTCCAGTGTTCTCTGGTGGTTACGGCTAGAAGTTGAAAGACGTCATGGAGAGAGAAATTAAGGAGGCCCAGTTTGTATGGACTGGTCCATGGGATAGAATCAAATCTGCCGTAAAGAAGGACAAAAAGAGTAATCGACGAATCTCACCGAAGGCTGTCAATTTCCTCATCCTTCTCCGCCAGTTTCCTGTCAATGTCAGCCTTGATCTGGTTAAGCTCCAGCTGGATGCGGAGAGTTTTGCTTTCTTCATGCTCCAGAGTGCTCTGAGACAAACAGATACTTAATGCTTGAAGATATTCTGTGGGTAACCTCTGTCAAAAAAGATCCCAGACCACAAGGAGAAAGAAGTGAGAACTCAGCAAACTGCTTACTTCAGCTTCCTCCAGGGCAGCTTGAAGCTCAGTTTTCTCCATGTCCAGACCCTTCTTTATTTTCTCCAGCTCATGGATGGTCTTCACTCCCTGACTGATTTGATCGGACAGGTCAGTGATCTCCTCTGGGGGAGTAAAGATAGAAATATAGTTTATATTTTGCATAAAGTCTAGGTAAACTAATGATCGGTTTTATGCGTATTCATGTtgtaaaaaacaatgacagGTACCTTGGAGGTTCTTGTTCTCCCTCTTGAAGGTCTCGAGATGATCCAGGGTCTCTTCGTAGCAGTTCTTCAGTTTGAAGAGCTCTGTGCTCAGGCCGCGAGACTCTTTTTGTGAGGTCTCCAGCTCTGACTGGCACTCTTCATACTTCTGTTTCCACTCAACCAGCACCTGGAGAACACAACAAGACACATGTTTGCACTGGAACAAAAGTCATGAGTTGGCATTGTACATGGTACCAGAACCCAATCATATTAATTCACcgtgttataataataataatgatgcaCAAATTAACTATTAGTCATCTGACTATTTAGGGTGCTTTCCATTGAGGACAGCAAAAGCCATCCTCTGTAGTAGTTGCCATCAGCTAATACCTTGTCAAAGTTGCGTTGCTTCTTGTccagagcagcagctgcagcattGGCGCGCTCCAGATCAATGGCCAGGTCCTCGATCTCTGTCTGGAGCCGATGTTTAGTCTTCTCCAGGGAGGAGCACTTGGCATTGGAAGCCTCCACCGTCTCTTCAGCGTTCTGCAGGCGCGTCACCAGCTTCTTCCTAATGAGAGGCAAACACATTTGGCGCTCATGCTTTCAAATGATCATTGTTGTACCATCGAATTCcgcaggttaaaaaaacaatctcaCTCACTTGgcttcctccagctcctcagTCCTCTGGATGGCGTCAGTTTCATACTTGGTTCTCCACTGAGCCACCTCAGCGTTGGCCTTGGACAGACTTCTCTGCATCTCGGCCTTTGCTTCCTGTTCCTCGTCGTACTGCTCTCTCAGAAGATCACAGTCGTGTCGAGATGACTGCAGCGCATGGGCCAGGGCGTTCTTAGCCTTAAGAGACCAATCATGATGGCACAGAGCAGTTAGTTGAAGTGGAGGAACTCTGAATTTCTGCAGAGGTAGCTACCAGTTTTGTAAATAACCACCACTGACTGATGCGGTGATCTGGAGCTGACCTtattctcctcctccagctgtttCTTGAGCTCCTCAACATTCTGGCTGAAGGAGTTCTTGGCACGCTGCAGCTGGGAGACCATGGATTCCCGCTCTTCAAGCTTCCTGCTCACCTCGGCTACATGGAGGAGAAAAAGGTACCTGTGTTACTGACCGGTCTGTAAAATCTGTTtgtgagatttgtgataaaatAAAAGCTCCTTACCACTCTCAGCCTGAGCACGGGCCCTTTGGGTGTTGGTGTCATTGAGCTGCCTCTGGAGCTCTTCAACCTTGGCTTTAGCCTCATTCATTTGGTCCTCATACAGGCGACACATCTTCTCTGAAGTGGTCTGTAGACAAAAAGATGGACATGTTAGTTTTTATAAGGGATTGATCTAGTACGTGTGGTCCTTtgggtcaccgggacccgaaggaccacacaaggattatgtacttccgtttattttgttgagaattgctctctaaaccctgtctcttgtaaagtaagtaagtaaagtttcctagcacatttaaacactgtTTAAGCCGACgaaaatgctgtacaaacgaGCACCAAGGTGCTGCATTAACCTTTgttttgtccttcgggtcaccgggacccaaaggaccacacaagggttaaacctttctgtgtgtttattgtcttttttctATCTACCTTGCCCTTGGAGAGCTGCtccacagtacaggccaaatcaTCAGCTTCCATCTTGGCCTCgctcctctccttctccagcTTATGCTTGACTCGCTGCAGGCTGTCGATCTGCTCGCTCAACTCCGCGACGCTGTCAGCATGCTTCTTCCGCAAGGTTGCCGTTGTGGCCTCGTGGTGCATCGTGGCTTCCTCCAGgtctcgccgcagcttcagaaAATCGGCCTCTCTCTTCTTGTTGAACTCGATCTGGGCTGAGGTGGCCCCACCAGCCTCCTCCAGGCGCTCGCTCAGCTCTTCGAGCTCATGAGCCACATCGCCACGCTGCTTCTCCACTTTGGCCCTGCAAGCCCGGTCAGCCTCCAACTCCTCCTCCAACTCCTCGGTACGAGCCTGGAGAAAAGCAGTGGTCAGTTATGCTGTCAAAATGATGTCATAACTgctttattagaagttgagacCAGTTTCCACCTGTAGCTCCTTTATCTTCTTCTGGAGCTGATTGACCAAGGCTTGCTCATCTTCAATCCTTGTGCTCatcccattcatttcaaagtCTTTCCTGGTAGAACATATTTGgcaattattatcattatcattactTCCCAATAGCCAGatcacatttttttgtaattatatgAAAACTCACTTTTTCAGATTCTCTTGAAGTTGCTGCTTGTCGTTCTCCAAGTCCATAACCGACTCCAAGGAGAGTTTCAGATCTCCCTCCAGCTTACGTTTGACCCGTTCCAGGTCCATGCGCAGCTTCTTCTCTTGCTCCAGTGAACCCTCCAGCTGGTTCACAATAGGAAGtttgaatttattttacattttatgtagcctatatgaTGACCACCACCTGTGCTTTTAATTAGGCAATAAATACACTCACATCATCAACTTGTTGCTCCAGCTTTGCCTTGGCTTTGGTCAGAGTGTTGACTTTGTCTTCCTCTGCCTGCAGGTCATCCAAAGTCCGCTGGTGAGCCTCCTGAAGAGCCTTCTTTTCTTTGGTCAACTTCATTATGGTTTCATCAAGAACTGACATTTCCTCAATCAGGTTCTTCACCTGTGAGCCAGAAGAAGGAAATGTATTCATCACTCATCATTCACTTCAATCCACTAAATGTGTTGTGGATCTTTCTGTGGCCTCTTAACTCCCTGTGGAGGCAACTCACTCCATTTCACATTCCCTTACCTTGTTCTCAGTGGCATGTTTCTCCTTTTCCACTTTAGCCAGAGTGATCTCCAGATCGTCAATGTCTCTCTTCAGCTCAGCACACTCGTCTTCCAGCTTGCGCTTCTTGGCGAGCAAAGTAGAGCTCatctcctcctcgtcctccagCCTCTCCATGATTTCTTTCACTTTGGCCTCCAGCTGGATCTTAGTTTTGATGAGCAGCTCACAGCGGTCCTCGGCATCTGCAAGATTGTCTTGCTCCTACAGGGGAGAAAGAGTATGTGTTCAGTGCATTCCCACTGAACTATCTGTCTTTCCAAAAGCTAAATGTGTGAATACATAAGGAATGCCACTTACTGCCTGCAGCTGTAGAGAGAGATCATTCTTCTCCTGGACCAGGCTGACCTGCCTCTCCTCCAGCTCTTTACGCTTGACCTCAGATTTCTCCAGAGCCTCCTTCAGCTTGGCCATCTCCTCCTTCAGAGAGGCCAGCTCTTTCTCAGTGGCAGCGCTTTTCAGTAGAGGCTTGATTTTGAAGAAGAGCTTCATCCAGGGCCAGTGCTTGACAGCGTTGAAGGCTCGGATGTTCCACTGGATGATCATCAGAGCCTCCCTAAAAACAAGATAAAATATAAAGATTGGACATTTTTAAACGAATCTAAAATGGCACAGAGACCGATGATTCCCAATCACGTATACTGCCAGGGGGTATGTGGAAATTTTGTGGAGTAGCTCaagctattaaaaaaaagtctaaaagcaGAAAGGTCTAAACGGTTGACTAAAAGAATTGGATTAATGGTTGAAAATAgctaaaagaaataaacaatagaaATAGTTAGAATAAAGTAACGTATAAACTAAACAGTGGTTGAAGTAGTTAATGAAGTACTTAATGAgtggttgaaatagttagctaagaGTTAAACAGTTTAACTAGTAGCTAAAAGTTTGGGAAAATGGTTAAACATGTAGCTTCTGCCACTAATAGTACAAATGCAAACTTGATTAAGCCAAACTAAACATTGACAGTTCAATTGTATGAAAATGTTGTTATATCGtaacaatatccacttttataataatgttaaaataactAAATACAAATTCGGAACATGACTGGTGGTGATATTGATAAAATACTTGAGTTCAGCTGACAAAGCTGTGTGGGGAACCGCTGTTAAAACCAGTACAAGTGAAGTTCACATCAACTTAAGAGAAGAAGGTCAAAAAGATTTATCCTGGAGTTCcccgtttatttatttagttacttATTTTGGCACTAATCCTGCTGCTATTCACTGTCTTGTATCTAATCATACACGGAGGGATGCAAAATGAAATCATACACCTAATGCTGCTTTTGATGTTTCATGACTGTGACCAAACAGGGTTACCAGATTGATTTAGTCTCATTAGAATGGCGTCTCGCAGCCCTAAATATGGACCCAGAGCCGACTGGTCAAGGACTCTCTTTAAGTGTTTAGAGGGTGAGTTTGAGTGAGTGTGCACACGCCAGGGTGGGAGGTGAGGGTGGGGGAGCCGATTGCATTTTTGACATGACTCTCAAAGGTGAGCGTCTGTGTTTATTTAGAAACTTAAGCCCTCTGTCCAACAGGCGACTTTAATCCTCCGTCATCCGCCACATATCCCATCAATGCACTCACTTAGAAGTACAGGCGCCGCGGACAAAAGGGGCCAGGGGCCAGGGGCCATCGGGCATCCAGGGAGGGGGCCGGGGGTTGTATTTTTAGGGAGGGCCTGAGCAGCTGCCACTTGACACATGTCGCCACCTGGCTCTGAGGACACCGTCAGCATTGTTTAATTTAGAGAGAGTGGATGGAGAGAATGGCCAGAGACCCACaacatgggtgtgtgtgtgtgtgtgtgtgtgtgtgtgtgtgtgtgtgtgtgtgtgtgtgtgtgtgtgtgagagagagagatagagggatgGGGCCCCTTATTAACAGTAGGGCCACACACATGCCTGGTAACCATACAAGGGCAAGCACACGCCTCACACACGCCGATAACACTGCCCTTGCATGCCACACATACTAGAGCAGGGGAGTGAACACTAAGGTATAGTATATCACAAGCTGAAAGGCTCGCAGCTGATTGTGTTGCTATTGAACCTGTTCAGAAAAGCAACTGTTGAGGGAGTGTTTTTTGCACTCATGTCTTCACCTTCCTGTGAAATATTAAGCTTGAATGTTTTCCTCTGCCTATGAATGCATTTTATATTCATTCaggttcataaaaaaaaaagaagtgattttGTCGACAAAAGTCTTTGGTCTTCTTACTTCATTTTCATGATCTTATTCAGCTCATTCCTCATGATTTTGCCACGAGCGGCTGCCTGCAGCAACGTCAGGACTTTGGCCAGACGCTCATCTCTCATTTCTTCGAGATGACCCAGCAGGCCTGCCTTGAAGAACACCTACATGAAGCCAAAATGGCGGGAGATTAGATTTATTATCACatgctcatttaaaaaaatactgtcACACCatccaattattttaaataattcaatactaattatttaaaaatgttatctAGCTTTTTTTTGCAGATTATTTTGCCACTAACAGCTCTGCTTTACACAAGCTGCTACTTCCTACCTTTGTGTGTCCAAATCTATACTGGTTGTGGTCGATATCCAGGGAGGCCAGCAGCTTCTCTGCAGCTTTCCTGCTGTCCATAAACTTATCATCTGGGATGGCACTGGGGTGCAGGATGCGGTAGCTGAATGGATGAAGAAAAGAGTGTTGTCAGACAGATTATCACCGTGACTCATTACCATGCCATGATATCCAAAAGTGATCTGAAAGCTGTACCGTTGTTTGAATTCAGCATAGAGGATGCGGTTGGGAAAGCCTTTTCTGCAGATCCTGATGCCTTCCAGCACACCGTTGCAGCGCAGCTGGTGCAGCACTATGAATGCTTCCATGATCCCTGTGCAGAACAAGTTTCAAACATGAGcctagtccagtttgtttagcTACTGATTACATGCGATGATTGTGCTATGTGTTACCTGGAGTCTTGGTCTCATTAGGGATGATGCAGCGAACAAAATGAGGCTGGGTGCTGCGGAGGTTGGTCATCAGCTTATTCAGGTTTTCCTGTAGGAAAGGAGAAACACCGCAAATCACGTTAAATGATAATCCCTTGAATCTACAATTTAAACATCACTCATTGCAAAAAAATAACTATCTTCatgtaaaatattgtttttatctGCAGGACTTTTGTGTTCCTCACACGTGAAATTCTTGATGTTAAGGAGAGAAGAGCCAGCACAGACTTAAAGTGATGTTCATGTGATCATTGCCCTAAACATCACTGCAAGTCTTAACTGCCTCCGTCCCAGCTGTCCAATGATGCCCACCATATCTCGTGCCACACAAAAAAAGGTAAGTGGTTTGGAATCACCTCTGTCTGCATTCACCTGCATCAGTAATGGACCATTTTAATCTGTGGTGTCAGTCTCACCTTGTGAAGCTGAGACACGGTCTGGAAAGAGGCTgccttctttctcttttctttgccACCAGTCTTATGGTCAGGTACTGCGAGGTAATAAGCAGAGTCATTCATTTGAACTCCTTAAGGTGTCCTCTCTATGCTATAGTCTTCTGTCAGCATCCTGTTTACTGTACCTGCGTCTGAGGCGACATAATTCTCGTACAGAGAAGCTAGCAGTTTATTGGAGGACTTCCGGAAACACACCACCACCGTCTCATTCAGTGGGTCTTTATTTTTGTCTAGCCAGCCAATTATGGTATATGGTACCTGTAAAAACAGCAGGGACATCCATATTATTGAATTCTGTATGTATGAATTAATGTTGTAAGACTGTCTCAGGGCTTTAGCAAGAACAAACTTACCACTCCGGCATAGTGCACCAGCTCAAAATGGGCCTCGTACTTGCGCTTCTTATCCGGCCGTGGCTTTTGGAAATTAGGCGATTTGCCAATGTGATTATCATACATCTTGGCTTTAAAGCTGCTGTCTGAGGCCTTTGGGAACATGCACTCCTCTTCAAGGATAGACATGATACCCAGCGGCTGGAGAAAGAGCAGAGTGTTACATACGTCTCTGTGAAACTCGTTTATGATTCAACCTCATCTATTACGGATAAAACGCtttctttactttttcaatGAGATCAATGCAAGCTTGAAGGTCCAGCCCGAAGTCAATGAAGGTCCATTCGATGCCCTCCCTCTTGTACTCCTCCTGCTCCAGGATGAACATGTGGTGGTTGAAAAACTGTTGCAGTTTCTCATTTGTGAAGTTAATGCACAGCTGCTCAAAGCTGTTGAGCTGCAACAAAAGAGGAAAAGGTGTTTCACAGGAAGCATTGGAAGTGGACAGCGTGAGATACATGTTATGGAGAGTCATCCTGCAGTATAGCTTATTCATCACAGTAAGAAAGGATGAGGCACAAACAGGGCACCTGTTGATATTAAACCAAAATATGGCCTTGGAAACAGAAAACCAGTTTGATGGCAATAGTtcttaataaatataattttcatCTCTAAAAAATAATTGCAGGATGGATCAACTTACTTCAAAGATCTCAAACCCAGCGATGTCCAGGACCCCTATGAAGTACTGGCGAGGCAGGGAGGTGTACAGGGTGCGGTTGATCCGTCCTACGAGCCATTTGAACATGCGGTCATACGTGGCTTTGGCCAGAGCACCAACAGCATAGTTAACCTACGGCatcagcacacacatacagctgtCATTCACATGAATAGCCTCTGTTGCTTAGATACCACATTCTAAAGTGGCGAGCGTATTGATCGATTGAGGATTAAGAAGCCGTCCCTCATCAGCATACTAGTCGTCCAGCAGAATGAAGTGAAGACACACTGAATCTTTTCTACCCTGTGAAGTACATTTCGTACCACAGTTCTGCTTTAATATGTTTGATATATTGTGCctcatttttttcactttatattACAGAAAAATGACCTCATTCAACGTCTGTCAGATTAATAAAATAACGAAACCAAACAAAGACAGCAGACACTGCATCACCTCACCTGTTCCACATTCTGTCCCTTCACTACATACTCATTCCCCACCTTCACCCTTGGGTGCAGGAGGCCTTTGATGAGATCAGCTGAACTGACGCCCATTAGGTATGAGGCCTTGTCTGCACCTGAAAACCAAAAAGGACAAAAATCACAAACTTGCTTTTAAATCAAAAAAGTTTTTGTGCCAGATGTTTTGTTGTTGGCTCTTACTTTCAGTGCCGTCAGCCTCCGCCTGCTCCTCACGCTGCTTTTGCTTGAATTTCATGTTGCCAAAGTGCATGATGGCTCCAACTATTTTATAGCAGCCATACTTCTCGTCGGACAGGAAGCCCAGGATGTCCATAGCATGCTGTAAAGAAGCCAAGAAAAGTAATCTCACAACTTCACAAATGTACTCAATGTGCTCTATGGATTTCTCTTCATGtggacaaaataaaagctctcaCATCAGTGGCCATCAGCTCCTGTCCGTCATCCATGTTCTCCACAGTGGTCACACCCTGGGAGCAGAAGTGGTAGTCGTATGGGTTGGAGGACACCAGCAGCATGTCTGGAACCAAGAGTCTACAGGTTCACATCGCAGTCCTGCAGAAGCACGTAATGGAATATACAAAGCAGCCAAAATAACTAACCTAACAGTTCTGGTTTCTTTTGCGACATGATCTGGTAGTAGATGTGGTAGCTCCTCTCACCGGGCTGCTGAAATATCACTCTGGATTTTTCCAGAAGATCTAAAGGTGAAAAAGAAGAGTAACATGTTAATATCAGACATGGAACAAGAAGAGAaatacatgatgatgatgatgatgaatacaATGTTTGACCATTAACTCACATATATCAATATCAGCAGAGGCTAGTTTGCCAGTATGTCCAAAGTGGATCCTGATGAACTTGCCCTGTGggaaaattttaattttaaatgctCCAGAAACTGACCAACAAATAGCAGGATTATCCAACTCATTTcaatgtatatactgtattctATATAAAGGGGATTTTACAGGTACTCACAAAACGGGATGAGTTGTCATTTCTTAACGTTTTGGCATTACCAAACGCCTCCATGGCAGGGTTCGCCTCAATGATTTGATCCTCCAGATTCCCCTGGGAGATTTAtagcaaaagaaaaatataaagacGCCCAGTcagatacatttatttattatatatatacaatttaaagtttattttaaatCGCTGTTAAACATATTGTaactgcattgttttttttcctgcagtttGAACTCACCTCAGTTTTAGTGGCAAGACCTTGCTGTAAAATAATAAGGTAAGAAGCCTGTCAGTGTCATATTATTTAAAGCCTGACTGAATAATGCTTTGTTTCAAAAGCAAAGGGAAACATCATAACCAACTGGAAAATTAGATAGTGGTTGTTAAAGCTGTGGAAAAACCCAATGGCCACCTTGTTTTATATGATGAAGTGTGGTGAACGCAGGGGAGAAAAAGGTAGGAAAAATGAACACGGAAAAGTCAAAACCAAAACTCAAagcaaagggaaaaaaaatggaaaattttgagccaaaaaaagggaaatgacatggaaagggaaaaagaaaaatagttaAAAATCAATAAGAAAGAGTGAAGTGTCTGGAAAGGGCTACACAACACATGAGGGTAAAGACTCAGACATGAATGTAATCAGTTCTCACATTCACCATTTTGACAGTGAGGAAAATGTATAGACACGGTTTAAAGGGGACACACGAAGGATTCCtgggaccaaaaaaaaaaaaatgaagaaaataaaaataaaatacagcaaaaaaagCTGGGAAGCAAAAATGTTGCCACATCAGCCTTACTCCTTTTTTGGCAGTTGTTTCCCCAAGAGCTGCCACAATGGCAAAATACTGAATGACACGTTTCGTGTTGACAGTTTTGCCAGCACCGGATTCTCCGCTATAGgagtgtaaaaaaataacaaagtgTACATACAACAGGTAAAAACTGGTCACAAAATTAGTAAAGGTAgtgtaaattaaaaataattacacTGCATGttacaaaacagaaataaaaagaaaaaagtgaagaaTAGATTTcagaaaaagccaaaaactttgaaggaaaaaatatcaaaatattaaaGTGGCAGTGTGTGGACAGTCTACATGTAATATGGCTGCTTAGTTACAAGCTGTCTGTTTCTTCTCTAATTTGAGACAAGACAAAGAAAGCTATTAATTTGAAGCATTTGATACTTACGTGATGAGCATGGACTGGTTCTCCCGATCTGAGGAAGAGAAAATAACACAAGGCTTGTTACGTACATATGACTGCAGGCATGTGCGTGCGTTTATATTTGTTGGTATATGTATCGGTGTGTATGAgcttgtgtgtactgtatgtttttctgTGATCACATTTTTCttatgtgtgtcctgtatgtttTTATAATGTCTTAGTGTACACTCACTGCGCAGCATGTCGTTATATGCGTTGTCTGCGATGGAGTAGATGTGGGGCGGCACCTCAGAGCGGCGTTTGCCTTTGTAGGCAGCAACCACAGGGGCTGTGTAGACGGGCAGCCACTTGTATGGATTCACCGTCACACAGAAGAGCCCAGAGTAGGTCTGAGGAAACAGGACATGACACAAAATTAACCTACTGTGACACCTTATCACCTAAAGCAAAAACGTCCAGTTCGGGCCACTGACAGGTTGACATTGCTCAAGTTTACAGTTGAACTCTGTAATTTAATCTGGATAATAATGCCTCTTAAGGGATCATAGAAAGATGGGAGAGGGGAAGAACCAGAATGGGATACTTACATAGATCATCCAGGCAGAGTAGCGTCTGCGCAGGTTGAACAGCACAGAAGCCTCGTTGAGGTGTGTCAGCATGGCCATGTCTTCAATCATGTCATACTTAGGAGGATTCATCTGCTGGATGTCACAGTCCTTCACTGTCAGAGTCTAAAGGGATGGAAGCAGGCAGACATGAGGAAAGGAACATGGGATTGTACCGTGCATAAcgtgttttcattcattattGCATTTAGAGGGTGATCACCTACCCTCCCATCTTTGGTTTCAACAATGACTTTGTCACCGCTGAGCTCCTTGATCTCAACCTCAATGTACGCTTCTTTTTCATCAGGGACCCAGGCTCGCTTCTTACCTAACAGTACAGCAGAGGGTGTGCACTAAGTGGAAAGATGTTGGGAAGCAGCAAAACTATCTATAATACAAATGTTGCCAGAGACAATTCATGAAAAACGTATTAAAGAAATACACCAAATcgtcaaaaaataaaagtattacaCAAATTACTCTGTCAAAAATAAGTGtgtaaaactttatttatatagcactttataaAAAGGTTTACAAAAAATAGTGATACATTGTAACATTTTACTTCGGTAatattatttcatttgtttaatgaagtaatattatttaaacatattttgCCATATTTTCAGACTGTAAATTAGCTATTACTTTGAAAACACTGCAACTGCAATGACGAAGCGGAATCGCACATGATCGGCTGAATTGTTGCCTTAtttgaaaacagaaatgaatttaatattgaataaaaaactGAGTTATTTggttttaatgttatttttccTAAAAGGTTTCGTTCCTTTGGTCTCTCCTTACTAGGCCTACCGTCAAAAGCAATGGTGTGCGACGCCATCAACTCCAGGTCAGATTTGCGTAAAAACTGTGCAGCTTCCCCGAAGTCCCTCAAGTCAAAGCGCGACATGTTGGCAACTCTTCACCTGCCCCAAAAACCAGACGCACCAGGGAGACAGAC is a window from the Perca flavescens isolate YP-PL-M2 chromosome 4, PFLA_1.0, whole genome shotgun sequence genome containing:
- the myh7ba gene encoding myosin, heavy chain 7B, cardiac muscle, beta a isoform X1, giving the protein MSRFDLRDFGEAAQFLRKSDLELMASHTIAFDGKKRAWVPDEKEAYIEVEIKELSGDKVIVETKDGRTLTVKDCDIQQMNPPKYDMIEDMAMLTHLNEASVLFNLRRRYSAWMIYTYSGLFCVTVNPYKWLPVYTAPVVAAYKGKRRSEVPPHIYSIADNAYNDMLRNRENQSMLITGESGAGKTVNTKRVIQYFAIVAALGETTAKKGQGLATKTEGNLEDQIIEANPAMEAFGNAKTLRNDNSSRFGKFIRIHFGHTGKLASADIDIYLLEKSRVIFQQPGERSYHIYYQIMSQKKPELLDMLLVSSNPYDYHFCSQGVTTVENMDDGQELMATDHAMDILGFLSDEKYGCYKIVGAIMHFGNMKFKQKQREEQAEADGTESADKASYLMGVSSADLIKGLLHPRVKVGNEYVVKGQNVEQVNYAVGALAKATYDRMFKWLVGRINRTLYTSLPRQYFIGVLDIAGFEIFELNSFEQLCINFTNEKLQQFFNHHMFILEQEEYKREGIEWTFIDFGLDLQACIDLIEKPLGIMSILEEECMFPKASDSSFKAKMYDNHIGKSPNFQKPRPDKKRKYEAHFELVHYAGVVPYTIIGWLDKNKDPLNETVVVCFRKSSNKLLASLYENYVASDAVPDHKTGGKEKRKKAASFQTVSQLHKENLNKLMTNLRSTQPHFVRCIIPNETKTPGIMEAFIVLHQLRCNGVLEGIRICRKGFPNRILYAEFKQRYRILHPSAIPDDKFMDSRKAAEKLLASLDIDHNQYRFGHTKVFFKAGLLGHLEEMRDERLAKVLTLLQAAARGKIMRNELNKIMKMKEALMIIQWNIRAFNAVKHWPWMKLFFKIKPLLKSAATEKELASLKEEMAKLKEALEKSEVKRKELEERQVSLVQEKNDLSLQLQAEQDNLADAEDRCELLIKTKIQLEAKVKEIMERLEDEEEMSSTLLAKKRKLEDECAELKRDIDDLEITLAKVEKEKHATENKVKNLIEEMSVLDETIMKLTKEKKALQEAHQRTLDDLQAEEDKVNTLTKAKAKLEQQVDDLEGSLEQEKKLRMDLERVKRKLEGDLKLSLESVMDLENDKQQLQENLKKKDFEMNGMSTRIEDEQALVNQLQKKIKELQARTEELEEELEADRACRAKVEKQRGDVAHELEELSERLEEAGGATSAQIEFNKKREADFLKLRRDLEEATMHHEATTATLRKKHADSVAELSEQIDSLQRVKHKLEKERSEAKMEADDLACTVEQLSKGKTTSEKMCRLYEDQMNEAKAKVEELQRQLNDTNTQRARAQAESAEVSRKLEERESMVSQLQRAKNSFSQNVEELKKQLEEENKAKNALAHALQSSRHDCDLLREQYDEEQEAKAEMQRSLSKANAEVAQWRTKYETDAIQRTEELEEAKKKLVTRLQNAEETVEASNAKCSSLEKTKHRLQTEIEDLAIDLERANAAAAALDKKQRNFDKVLVEWKQKYEECQSELETSQKESRGLSTELFKLKNCYEETLDHLETFKRENKNLQEEITDLSDQISQGVKTIHELEKIKKGLDMEKTELQAALEEAESTLEHEESKTLRIQLELNQIKADIDRKLAEKDEEIDSLRRNHQRTLESMQATLDAEAKSRNEAVRLKKKMEGDLNEMEVQLNHANRQASESHKLLRNLQVQIKDIQLELDETIHQNEELKEQVAVTERRNNLLAAEVEELRALLEQNDRARKLAEHELLEATERVNLLHSQNTGMINHKKKLENDLSTLSNEVDDAVQECRNAEEKAKKAITDAAMMAEELKKEQDTSAHLERMKKNMEQTIKDLQMRLDEAEQIALKSGKKQVQKLEARVKELENEIESEQKKSQEYQKGVRKYERRIKELCYQGEEDKKNLVRLQDLIDKLQTKVKSYKRQAEEADEQANTNLSKYRKLQHELDDAEERAETAETQVNKLRVRTREQGSKHAD